In Gemmobacter sp., the sequence GGTCCAGCGCGCTGCGCGGGCAGAAGCGGTGAAAGGCAATGTCGGCACCGCTGATTTCCAGCACCGATCCGGGGTCCACCTCGGTCCAGGTGCCGGGCGCATCGTCCAGCGGTTCCGACACCACCAGCACGCCCCCCGGCCGGCGCTGCCAGAACAGCGAGGGCGCCAGCGCGTCGGAGGCATAGCGGGCGGCAAAGCTGCGGGTGCCATCGCTCCAGCAGGCGGTAAAGCGCATATGGGGCGTGGCGCCGTGCTGGCGGGACAGATCCTCGAACCGGGCGACGGTGCGGGCCATGGCGCCCAGGGGGTCGCGGTCCAGCCCGTCGCCACAGGCGGCCAGGAACAGCGCCTCGCTGTCGGTGCTGCCATGGCGTTCGCGATAGGCGTCATCGGGGATGGTCTGTTCCAGCCGGCGGCGGATGGCGTTGAACCCGCCGATCTGGCCATTGTGCATGAAGCACAGCGGGCCATAGCTGAACGGGTGGCAGTTGGCGTGGCTGGTCGCGGTTCCGGTCGAGGCGCGGACATGCGCCATGAACAGCCGCGCCCGCACCTGCCGGGCAATCTGCGCCAGGTTCGGGTCGGACCAGGCGGGGCGGACATCCTTGTAGATGCCCGGCTCGGGCCGGCTGTCATACCAGGCAATGCCGAAGCCATCGCCGTTCACCGTGGTCTTGCACGAATGCGCGGCACGGCTTTGATGGATCAGCGAATGGGCCGGGGTGAGGATCAGATCCTCGATATAGACCGGCTGGCCGGACCAGAGCGCCCATCGGCACATGTTGCGCAGCCCCCTGTTATGCCGCCTTGCCGGGTTCGGCCCGGAACCGGGCGGTGGCCGGATCGGAACAATACGCTGCGGCATACCGGCCGGGATCGCGCGCCAGCGCCGCCACCGAGGTCAGCACGAAGCGCAGCTTTTCCCCGGTCAGAAAGGCCGACAGGTTCAGCCGCACCCAGCCGGGCTTGGCCAGTTCGTCCCCGGACAGGATCGCCTGGCGCAAAGTCATGGACTGTTCCTCGCCGATCGACAACAGCCGATGTGCATAGGGCCCGGCACAGGCGCAGCCGCCGCGGGCCTGGATGCCATGCACGTCCGACAGCATGCGGGTGAACAGCTGATGGTGGATGAACCCGCCCCGCCCGTCGCGGATGCGGAAGGAAAAGATCGGCAGCCGCCGTGCCTCGGGCAGGCCCAGCAGATCCAGTTCCGGCACCTTGCCCCAGGCGTCCAGCGCGGCGGCGGTCAGTTCGGCATGGCGGCGGTCCAGCCAGCCCTGCCCGGCGGCCTGTTTGACCAGCAGCGCCAGCGCCGCGCGGATGTCGCCGATCACGTTCGGCGTGCCCGCCTCTTCGCGGGCCACCACATCGGCGGTATAGTCATGCGCCTGCGGCGAGACGAAGCGCACCGTGCCGCCGCCCGGCAGGCTGGGCCGGTCCCCGGCCACCGCGCCCCGCCGCAGGATCAGCAGGCCCGAGGCGCCGGGCCCGCCGATGAACTTGTGCGGCGACAGCACCACCGCATCCTTGGCATGATCGGTGCCCCCGGCCATGTCGATGGCCACATAGGGGCCGGCCCCGGCATAATCCCAGACCGACCGCACGTCCTGCGCGGCCAGCATCCGCCCCACCGCCACGGTATCGGTCAGGATCCCCGTCACGTTCGACGCGGCCGAAAACGCCCCGATCCGCAGGGGGCGGTCTGCCGTCTGGTCCAGCACCTGCGCCAGCGTGGTCAGGCAGGGGCCGCCATCGGCCCCTTCGGGAATCTCGATCACCTCGGCCCCGCTTTCGCGCCAGGGCAGGATGTTGGAATGATGCTCATAGGGGCCAAGGATCACCAGCGGACGCCCGCCGGCCGCCAGGCAGGCCGGAATGCCCAGCAGATGCACCAGCCGGTTCAGCCCCGCCGTGGCCCCCGACCCCGCAAAGATCACCGCGCAATCGTCATCCGCCCCGGTGGCCCGCGCCACCACCTGCCGCGCGGCGCGGCGCAGCCGGGTCATCCAGGCGCCACACCAGGACGCTTCGGTATGGCTGTTGGCGTACCAGGGCAGCACATGGTCGCGGATGAAATCCTCGACCTGCATCAGCGCCCGGCCCGAGGCGGTGTAATCGGCATAGACCAGCGGATGCGCGCCAAACGGGCCGGGCACCGGCATGCCATCGCCGATCAGCCCGGCCCGGATCCGGTCGGGCGCCCCGGGCCCGGACAGGCCGGCGGCGAAGTCATCGAACAGGGTCAGGGCATCCATGCGGCAGATCCATAGCTTGGGACGTGCCGCCAGCCTAGTCACCGCCGAATGGTGCGATCAACGCATATGATTACGGAATGCCAGCTGATTTTGGTTCATATGAGCGGAATTTTTTCGGAAAGGCGGTCATATGATCCGTTATCGCCCCGTCGTGCCACCCGCCACTGCCTGCGCCGCCGCCAGCACCCGCCGCGCCGTGGCAGCAGGGCCGAAGCGGGCGGTATGCGCCTCCATCGGCACCTCCAGCGCGATGGGCAGGGTGAGGGGCAGGGCATCCAGGATGGCGCGCAGGCCGATCTGGCCTGCGCCGGGGGGCAGGCGTTCCACCCGGCCGGCATGCAGCAGCTGGTCCTCGGTATAGGGCGGATGCACCGGCGCATCGCACAGGTGCAGGAACGGCACCATGCCGGGCGCCAGCGCCGCCAGGTCGGCCAGCCGGCTGCCCGAACGGTCAAAGTGCAGCGCATCGACCAGGATGCCCACATCGGCCCGCCCGCTGGCCGCCACCAGATCGCGCGCCTGCGTCAGGCCGGGAACCACGGTCCAGGGAAAGAACTCCAGCACCGGGGCAATGCCGAAGCCCGCCGCCTCGTCGGCCAGCGCGGCCAGATTGGCGGCCATGCGCGACAGGTCGGGGTCGTAGGGCGCGCAGATCACATGGCGCGCGCCCAGTTCCGCCCCCGCCGCCAGACAGG encodes:
- a CDS encoding class II glutamine amidotransferase; this translates as MCRWALWSGQPVYIEDLILTPAHSLIHQSRAAHSCKTTVNGDGFGIAWYDSRPEPGIYKDVRPAWSDPNLAQIARQVRARLFMAHVRASTGTATSHANCHPFSYGPLCFMHNGQIGGFNAIRRRLEQTIPDDAYRERHGSTDSEALFLAACGDGLDRDPLGAMARTVARFEDLSRQHGATPHMRFTACWSDGTRSFAARYASDALAPSLFWQRRPGGVLVVSEPLDDAPGTWTEVDPGSVLEISGADIAFHRFCPRSALDRAA
- a CDS encoding aminotransferase class V-fold PLP-dependent enzyme, with product MDALTLFDDFAAGLSGPGAPDRIRAGLIGDGMPVPGPFGAHPLVYADYTASGRALMQVEDFIRDHVLPWYANSHTEASWCGAWMTRLRRAARQVVARATGADDDCAVIFAGSGATAGLNRLVHLLGIPACLAAGGRPLVILGPYEHHSNILPWRESGAEVIEIPEGADGGPCLTTLAQVLDQTADRPLRIGAFSAASNVTGILTDTVAVGRMLAAQDVRSVWDYAGAGPYVAIDMAGGTDHAKDAVVLSPHKFIGGPGASGLLILRRGAVAGDRPSLPGGGTVRFVSPQAHDYTADVVAREEAGTPNVIGDIRAALALLVKQAAGQGWLDRRHAELTAAALDAWGKVPELDLLGLPEARRLPIFSFRIRDGRGGFIHHQLFTRMLSDVHGIQARGGCACAGPYAHRLLSIGEEQSMTLRQAILSGDELAKPGWVRLNLSAFLTGEKLRFVLTSVAALARDPGRYAAAYCSDPATARFRAEPGKAA
- a CDS encoding sugar phosphate isomerase/epimerase; the protein is MRRYSLAHLTVIEVPPPQMIHLAADAGYDAVGLRLVQVTPTTPGYPLHRDAALLRQTRGALAETGLAVQDIEFLRLTPDFAAADHRACLAAGAELGARHVICAPYDPDLSRMAANLAALADEAAGFGIAPVLEFFPWTVVPGLTQARDLVAASGRADVGILVDALHFDRSGSRLADLAALAPGMVPFLHLCDAPVHPPYTEDQLLHAGRVERLPPGAGQIGLRAILDALPLTLPIALEVPMEAHTARFGPAATARRVLAAAQAVAGGTTGR